One Podarcis raffonei isolate rPodRaf1 chromosome 3, rPodRaf1.pri, whole genome shotgun sequence genomic region harbors:
- the SPTLC3 gene encoding serine palmitoyltransferase 3 isoform X1, producing MGLRGLEKWMGHLPRETWREIMAYMEGGHTPSRQGGERQEAPRRHGAELVINVLKEKSGPSSPRRGNEKEQPQDGGEGRPNGQSGIALSLEGSAEENGVSNGSIYKRTFNESFEQAPMYVSILTYAGFVVATSFGYLRDFLRACGLQKTIVAVEREEQKDFVPLYQDFENFFTRNLYVRIRDNWNRPICSVPGPKFDLMERVSDDYNWTFRFTGKIIKNVINMGSYNYLGFAETDPSALKTVGTMLHKYGTGVCSTRQEMGNLDKHVELENLVAEFLGVEAAMAFGMGFATNSMNIPALVGKGSLILSDELNHSSLVLGARLSGATIRVFRHNNIQSLEKLLKEAVIHGQPRSRRAWKKILILVEGIYSMEGSIVRLPEIIALKKKYKAYVYLDEAHSIGAVGPTGRGVVEYFGMDPNDVDVLMGTFTKSFGAAGGYIAGKKELVDYLRVHSHSAAYASSMAAPIVEQIIRAMKCVMGIDGTTKGLQRVRALAENTRYFRRRLHKLGFIIYGNEDSPVVPLLLYLPGKIGAFARRMLARNIGVVVVGFPATPIAESRARFCVSAAHTREMLDAVLDALDELGDFLQLKYSQRSKSSRPELYDETCFELED from the exons ATGGGGTTGAGAGGACTGGAAAAATGGATGGGCCATCTCCCCAGGGAGACGTGGAGGGAGATCATGGCCTACATGGAAGGAGGGCACACGCCTTCGCGGCAGGGAGGAGAACGCCAAGAGGCGCCCAGGCGGCACGGGGCAGAGCTGGTGATCAACGTTTTGAAAGAGAAGAGCGGGCCGAGCTCGCCGAGGAGAGGCAACGAAAAGGAGCAGCCCCAAGACGGGGGAGAGGGGCGACCCAACGGCCAGAGCGGAATAGCATTGTCTTTGGAGGGATCCGCGGAG GAAAATGGCGTCTCAAACGGAAGCATCTACAAACGAACATTTAATGAGTCCTTTGAACAAGCACCAATGTATGTGTCTATCCTTACGTATGCGGGTTTTGTCGTAGCGACGTCATTTGGTTACCTGCGAGACTTCTTGAGAGCTTGTGGACTTCAAAAAACTATTGTTGCTGTAGAGCGAGAAGAACAAAAG GATTTTGTACCACTTTATCAAGATTTTGAAAACTTTTTTACAAGAAACCTCTACGTGAGAATAAGAGACAATTGGAACCGCCCTATCTGCAGCGTTCCTGGACCAAAGTTTGATCTGATGGAACGTGTTTCAGATGATTACAACTGGACATTTAG GTTCACTGGAAAGATAATAAAGAATGTAATCAACATGGGTTCATATAACTACCTCGGCTTTGCAGAAACTGATCCTAGCGCTTTGAAAACTGTGGGCACTATGCTGCATAAATACGGCACAGGCGTATGTAGCACCAGAcaggaaatgg GCAACCTTGACAAACATGTTGAGTTAGAAAATCTGGTGGCAGAATTCCTGGGCGTTGAAGCGGCTATGGCATTTGGTATGGGCTTTGCTACAAATTCTATGAACATCCCTGCATTGGTTGGGAAG GGAAGTCTTATTTTAAGTGATGAACTGAACCATTCTTCACTTGTTCTCGGTGCAAGGCTCTCAGGTGCTACAATTAGAGTCTTCAGACACAACA ATATACAAAGCTTAGAAAAGCTTTTGAAGGAAGCAGTAATACATGGACAACCTCGAAGTCGGAGAGCCTGGAAAAAGATTCTGATTCTTGTGGAAGGCATTTACAG TATGGAAGGCTCCATTGTACGCTTGCCGGAGATAATTGCCttgaagaaaaaatacaaagccTATGTCTACTTGGACGAAGCTCACAGCATAGGTGCCGTTGGCCCAACAGGAAGAGGAGTTGTGGAATACTTTGGAATGGATCCCAATGATGTTGATGTACTGATGGGAACATTCACCAAAAGCTTTGGAGCAGCAGGGGGATACATAGCAGGCAAAAAG GAACTAGTAGACTACTTACGGGTTCACTCCCATAGTGCTGCATATGCTTCATCTATGGCTGCTCCAATAGTGGAACAAATCATAAGAGCCATGAAATGTGTCATGGGAATAGATGGAACCACAAAAG GACTTCAGAGAGTCCGCGCGCTAGCAGAGAATACAAGGTACTTCAGACGAAGATTGCATAAACTAGGTTTCATTATTTATGGCAATGAAGATTCTCCTGTTGTCCCTTTGCTCCTTTACTTACCAGGCAAAATTGG GGCTTTTGCAAGGCGCATGCTAGCCAGAAAtatcggggtggtggtggtcggCTTTCCAGCTACTCCGATCGCAGAATCCAGAGCTCGGTTTTGTGTGTCAGCTGCTCATACACGGGAGATGTTAGATGCG GTCCTTGATGCTCTAGATGAACTGGGAGATTTTTTGCAGCTGAAATATTCCCAGCGCTCCAAGTCATCTCGTCCTGAACTATATGATGAAACATGCTTTGAACTTGAAGATTAA